In Microbulbifer elongatus, the DNA window TGGCCATACGCTCGACGCCGAGGCCGAAGGCAAAGCCGGAGTATTTTTCGCTGTCGATATCGCAGGAGGCGAAGACATTGGGGTGCACCATGCCGCAGCCGAGAATTTCCAGCCAGCCAGTGCCGGAGCACACGCGGCAGCCTTCACCGCCACAGTTGGTGCACTGGATGTCGGCTTCCGCAGACGGCTCGGTAAACGGAAAGTAGGACGGGCGGAATCGCACCGGTACATCTGCTTCAAAGAAGGCTTTCAGGAACTGGTCGATGCAGCCTTTCAGGTGGGCGAAGCTCACGCCTTCGTCAATCACCAGGCCTTCCACCTGGTGGAACATGGGCGAGTGGGTGACGTCGGAATCACAGCGGTACACGCGGCCCGGGCAGATAATGCGCAACGGCGGGTTGGTCTTCTCCATGGTGCGGATCTGCACGGAGGACGTGTGGGTGCGCAGTACCGTGGACGGATCGATATAGAAGGTGTCGTGCATCGCCCGCGCCGGGTGGTGGGCGGGGATGTTGAGCGCTTCAAAGTTGTAGTAGTCACCCTCCACCTCCGGGCCCTGCTCGACAGAGAAGCCGAGGCGCTGGAAGATCTCTTCGATGCGACGCAGGGTGCGGGTGATGGGGTGCATGCTGCCGTGGTCTTCACCGCGGCCCGGCAGGGTGACGTCGATGGTCTCTTTGGCCAG includes these proteins:
- the pheS gene encoding phenylalanine--tRNA ligase subunit alpha, whose protein sequence is MQELQSLTEQALALVEKAGDLAALDQVRVDYLGKKGQITALLKGLGKLSAEERPAAGAKINEAKQQVQDAINARRAAMEKAAIEEKLAKETIDVTLPGRGEDHGSMHPITRTLRRIEEIFQRLGFSVEQGPEVEGDYYNFEALNIPAHHPARAMHDTFYIDPSTVLRTHTSSVQIRTMEKTNPPLRIICPGRVYRCDSDVTHSPMFHQVEGLVIDEGVSFAHLKGCIDQFLKAFFEADVPVRFRPSYFPFTEPSAEADIQCTNCGGEGCRVCSGTGWLEILGCGMVHPNVFASCDIDSEKYSGFAFGLGVERMAMLRYGVNDLRLFFDNDLRFLKQF